The proteins below are encoded in one region of Phaseolus vulgaris cultivar G19833 chromosome 1, P. vulgaris v2.0, whole genome shotgun sequence:
- the LOC137813602 gene encoding mitochondrial pyruvate carrier 1-like isoform X1, which produces MNILRSFWNSPTGLKTTHFWGPAFNWSLPLAAAMDTKKPPETISVNMTGVMCVYSASFMRFAWVVRPRNLHLLVCHMTNETMQLYQLSRWFRAQRVMVHPPDFSSCLLRTQGYRGAYDVTGDRAP; this is translated from the exons ATGAACATTCTTCGTTCTTTTTGGAATAGTCCCACAGGCCTCAAAACAACTCATTTTTGGGGTCCTGCCTTCAACTGGTCCCTTCCTCTTGCG GCAGCAATGGACACAAAGAAACCACCGGAAACCATATCTGTGAATATGACTGGAG TTATGTGTGTTTATTCAGCATCATTCATGAGGTTTGCTTGGGTGGTGCGACCACGTAACCTTCATCTTCTGGTATGTCATATGACCAATGAGACTATGCAGTTATATCAACTCTCAAGGTGGTTCAGAGCTCAAAG GGTCATGGTTCATCCACCAGACTTCAGTTCCTGTCTCCTTAGAACTCAAGGATACAGAG
- the LOC137813602 gene encoding mitochondrial pyruvate carrier 1-like isoform X3, with translation MNILRSFWNSPTGLKTTHFWGPAFNWSLPLAAAMDTKKPPETISVNMTGVMCVYSASFMRFAWVVRPRNLHLLVCHMTNETMQLYQLSRWFRAQRVEQNKEEINVE, from the exons ATGAACATTCTTCGTTCTTTTTGGAATAGTCCCACAGGCCTCAAAACAACTCATTTTTGGGGTCCTGCCTTCAACTGGTCCCTTCCTCTTGCG GCAGCAATGGACACAAAGAAACCACCGGAAACCATATCTGTGAATATGACTGGAG TTATGTGTGTTTATTCAGCATCATTCATGAGGTTTGCTTGGGTGGTGCGACCACGTAACCTTCATCTTCTGGTATGTCATATGACCAATGAGACTATGCAGTTATATCAACTCTCAAGGTGGTTCAGAGCTCAAAG GGTGGAACAGAACAAAGAGGAAATAAATgtagaatga
- the LOC137813602 gene encoding mitochondrial pyruvate carrier 1-like isoform X2 — protein sequence MNILRSFWNSPTGLKTTHFWGPAFNWSLPLAAAMDTKKPPETISVNMTGVMCVYSASFMRFAWVVRPRNLHLLVCHMTNETMQLYQLSRWFRAQRVMVHPPDFSSCLLRTQGYRGDRAP from the exons ATGAACATTCTTCGTTCTTTTTGGAATAGTCCCACAGGCCTCAAAACAACTCATTTTTGGGGTCCTGCCTTCAACTGGTCCCTTCCTCTTGCG GCAGCAATGGACACAAAGAAACCACCGGAAACCATATCTGTGAATATGACTGGAG TTATGTGTGTTTATTCAGCATCATTCATGAGGTTTGCTTGGGTGGTGCGACCACGTAACCTTCATCTTCTGGTATGTCATATGACCAATGAGACTATGCAGTTATATCAACTCTCAAGGTGGTTCAGAGCTCAAAG GGTCATGGTTCATCCACCAGACTTCAGTTCCTGTCTCCTTAGAACTCAAGGATACAGAG
- the LOC137813603 gene encoding cytochrome b-c1 complex subunit Rieske-4, mitochondrial-like → MLRVAAKRLSSLSSSPWRANHAASAVLSQSPVAPSLSSEERRSDSFSLRPEFFLPLRGFATEALIHSKENSLIPEIPATVAAVKNPSSKIIYDEHNHERFPPGDPSKRAFAYFVLTGGRFAYASLVRLLVLKFVLSMSASKDVLALASLEVDLSSIEAGSTVTVKWRGKPVFIRRRTEDDIKLANSVDVASLRDPQEDADRVKNPEWLIVVGVCTHLGCIPLPNAGDFGGWFCPCHGSHYDISGRIRKGPAPYNLEVPTYTFLEENKLMIG, encoded by the exons ATGTTGAGGGTTGCAGCAAAGAGGCTTTCGTCTCTCTCCTCCTCTCCATGGAGGGCCAACCACGCCGCCTCCGCGGTTCTCTCTCAGAGCCCCGTCGCGCCGTCCCTTTCCTCAGAGGAACGCAGATCCGACTCGTTTTCGCTCCGACCCGAATTCTTTCTTCCCCTCAGAG GTTTTGCTACTGAAGCTCTGATCCACTCTAAAGAAAACAGCCTTATTCCTGAAATTCCTGCAACTGTTGCAGCTGTTAAAAACCCCTCTTCTAAGATTATTTATGATGAACACAACCATGAGCGATTTCCCCCTGGTGACCCAAGCAAAAGGGCATTTGCCTACTTTGTCCTAACTGGTGGCAGGTTTGCTTATGCCTCCTTGGTTCGTCTCCTTGTCCTCAAGTTTGTCCTCAGCATGTCAGCAAGTAAGGATGTTCTTGCCCTGGCTTCACTTGAAGTTGATCTCTCCAGCATTGAGGCAGGGTCTACTGTGACTGTTAAGTGGCGTGGAAAACCAGTATTCATCAGGCGCAGAACAGAAGATGATATTAAGCTGGCAAACAGTGTTGATGTTGCATCTCTTCGTGATCCCCAGGAGGACGCTGACAGGGTAAAAAATCCTGAGTGGCTTATTGTGGTTGGGGTGTGCACACATCTGGGTTGCATTCCCTTGCCAAATGCGGGTGACTTTGGTGGATGGTTTTGCCCATGCCATGGTTCACATTATGATATTTCTGGCAGAATTAGGAAGGGACCGGCACCATACAATCTAGAGGTACCAACTTATACCTTCTTGGAGGAAAACAAGTTGATGATTGGTTGA